Genomic DNA from Candidozyma auris chromosome 1, complete sequence:
GGTGTCGAAGCACGGCTTCAGCATAGAGTCTGTGGATTACGGAACAATTGAGAGCTTCATGCCCCAACACGTGGTTCCCTCAATCGGGGAGGCCGCAAAACAGGGTCCCTACGATTTCATAGTGGTGACCACGAAAAACACTCCGGATATTAGTAAAGGTGAAGAGCTTATCGAGCCCTTGGTGGGCGCGGAATCCACCATAGTGCTAGTTCAAAACGGCATTGATATCGGGGCGCCCTACGTGGCCAAGTACCCACAGAACGTTGTTCTTAGTGGTGTCTCgatgatctcatcaacaaactACGGGGGAAAAATCACCCATGTGGGTCACGATGAACTCATGGTGGGCTACTTCACCAACCCCAATCTCCCGGTCGAGCCCCAAGAATCAGCTGCGAAATCCTTTGTAAGGTTGTACAAGAACGCCCACAACGATTGCGTATATGACGAAAACGTGAAGTACACACGCTGGCGCAAACTCGTGTATAACGCCACGTTGAACACTATTTGCTCCTTGACGGGCGTAGACGTTGGAAGATTGGAGCTCTTTGGCGGCATGGACATGGTGCGCACGGCCATGAGAGAGGTGTTGGCCGCGGCCAAGTCTGACGGGGTCGATTTACCGGAAAGTATCATGGAGTTCATGATCAGGTCGGACGACGGCAATTACTACGCTCCGCTGATGTTGGTGGATATTCGCAAGGGCAACTACATCGAGCTTGAGGTGATACTAGGAAACGCTGTGCGAATCGCCGAGAGGAACGGGGTGGCCGTGCCGACGCTTTCCTTGGTGTACAAGTTGCTAGCAGTGGTACAGAAGAGCACCATGGAGGCCAAGGGGGCGATTGACGTGCCCAAGGAGAGGCCCGTTCCCAGCAAGAACGGATCCACCAACGGTATTTAGATTGAAAACTAGCCTGCTTTAACATATAGTTTCGGCTACAAATATACAATTGCATCCACAGTTTTGAGACACCAAATTCGGCTAGCCGTTCCCGGAATCGTGGGTCCATGCGGCACATCGCGAGGTTTCCG
This window encodes:
- a CDS encoding ketopantoate reductase family protein, giving the protein MDSDILNTSRSPELQFSKYFSLSLLLFSKKMPSKVVVVGSGGVGSMAAYALSLNAETTAIVRSDYNQVSKHGFSIESVDYGTIESFMPQHVVPSIGEAAKQGPYDFIVVTTKNTPDISKGEELIEPLVGAESTIVLVQNGIDIGAPYVAKYPQNVVLSGVSMISSTNYGGKITHVGHDELMVGYFTNPNLPVEPQESAAKSFVRLYKNAHNDCVYDENVKYTRWRKLVYNATLNTICSLTGVDVGRLELFGGMDMVRTAMREVLAAAKSDGVDLPESIMEFMIRSDDGNYYAPSMLVDIRKGNYIELEVILGNAVRIAERNGVAVPTLSLVYKLLAVVQKSTMEAKGAIDVPKERPVPSKNGSTNGI